The following coding sequences lie in one Spinacia oleracea cultivar Varoflay chromosome 1, BTI_SOV_V1, whole genome shotgun sequence genomic window:
- the LOC110785574 gene encoding uncharacterized protein yields the protein MSIPPNSPWRGCAANYPQPLDQKDELAVQFLQESIYKFNCLDPIPPKALTDIEYRDSTGDADIKQHVFRWDRAHYHDIFRDGFQARRQLHTPDNIFHNLEHYIHEGGRPLGNSMHPANYAFVSTTLSSSWFPSVTLQPNENQSVVEAWRYEMYAPGGIWVAETLGDRYKYPTQDEVCFVAGIAPQYIRSAQRFRLITTRGSQYTRRERADDMLILNDNFNPQSHPERLINILRPVTYYLDGNKKPANLKLDFYLPAEDTVTNPPNRRRRRSSSASAKDWYANETTTLQSYIDAAFRSSRQNEAYIFMKNEYIIFDYAPTGSPSTRDKVVKGPALISEGFPSLKETSFAEYGIDCAFGSHDVNESFIFSGNLCAHISFVNDRIIAGPMKIRKMFPFFKKTVFETGVDAAFESSTTKYEAYLFKGDQYVVINYGGGGGGGGGSPPRLVTATRSITQGFGSLRNTVFERGIDAAFASHRNNEAYLFKGDSFALIKFSPTAAAAAMNDSIVGGVKKILPNWPSLQPVLPRNNRGADLPPA from the exons atgtcAATCCCCCCGAATTCTCCATGGAGAGGTTGTGCTGCAAACTACCCACAACCTCTAGACCAAAAAGACGAACTAGCCGTTCAATTTTTACAAGAAAGTATCTACAAATTCAACTGCTTAGACCCAATCCCACCAAAGGCTCTTACAGATATCGAGTACCGTGACAGTACGG GTGATGCAGACATAAAACAACACGTATTCCGGTGGGATCGAGCTCATTATCACGATATATTCCGAGATGGTTTTCAGGCGAGGCGTCAACTTCACACCCCTGACAACATCTTCCACAACTTGGAACATTATATACATGAAGGTGGCCGTCCACTTGGGAATTCAATGCACCCTGCTAATTACGCCTTTGTTAGTACCACTCTTAGTAGTTCTTGGTTTCCTTCTGTAACTTTACAGCCTAATGAAAATCAAAGTGTTGTTGAAGCTTGGAGGTATGAAATGTATGCACCAGGTGGAATTTGGGTTGCGGAGACTCTTGGGGATCGTTATAAGTATCCTACCCAAGATGAGGTCTGTTTTGTTGCTGGTATTGCGCCTCAGTATATCCGATCTGCTCAACGTTTCAGGCTTATCACTACCCGTGGCTCACA GTATACCAGACGTGAAAGAGCAGATGACATGTTGATCCTAAACGACAACTTCAATCCACAATCCCACCCAGAAAGACTGATCAACATTTTAAGGCCAGTAACTTATTACCTTGATGGAAACAAAAAACCAGCAAATCTCAAGCTTGACTTCTACTTACCAGCTGAAGACACAGTTACCAACCCGCCCAATCGAAGAAGACGACGAAGTAGCAGTGCCTCCGCCAAAGACTGGTACGCGAATGAGACAACCACCTTACAAAGCTACATTGATGCAGCATTCCGTTCTTCTCGCCAAAACGAAGCATATATCTTCATGAAAAATGAGTATATCATATTCGACTACGCACCTACAGGATCACCATCAACAAGGGACAAGGTTGTTAAAGGACCTGCTCTTATAAGCGAAGGGTTCCCATCACTGAAGGAAACATCATTTGCAGAGTACGGAATCGACTGTGCTTTCGGGTCTCACGATGTGAATGAGTCCTTCATCTTCTCTGGAAATCTGTGTGCACATATAAGCTTTGTAAATGACAGGATTATTGCTGGTCCGATGAAGATCAGGAAAATGTTCCCGTTTTTTAAAAAGACTGTGTTTGAGACCGGAGTAGATGCAGCGTTTGAGTCATCAACAACGAAATATGAAGCTTACCTCTTTAAAGGTGATCAATATGTTGTTATAAactatggtggtggtggtggtggtggtggtggatcgCCGCCGCGTCTTGTTACGGCCACCCGTTCAATAACACAAGGGTTTGGTAGTCTGAGAAACACCGTTTTTGAAAGGGGAATTGATGCGGCATTCGCTTCACATCGTAACAATGAGGCTTATTTGTTCAAAGGAGACTCTTTTGCACTTATTAAGTTTTCTCCTACTGCAGCCGCCGCCGCAATGAATGACAGCATTGTTGGTGGTGTGAAGAAAATTCTTCCTAACTGGCCGTCGTTGCAACCAGTATTGCCGCGAAACAACCGTGGTGCCGACCTTCCTCCGGCCTAA
- the LOC110785575 gene encoding peroxidase 60-like, giving the protein MRRTSSSLALALGLILVTLASHCYGQLSVGYYKGKCWDHNVEEIIFNVVKAKFAKDPTIVAGLIRLQFHDCIVRGCDASVLLDGPKTEKTANPNLSLRGFDVVDAAKIAVEKICPGVVSCADVLTIAARSSVFLAGGKWYYVETGRRDGLVSRQSEALANLPSEYMPVRDALHLFASRGLSKEDFVVLLGGHSVGSTHCDNFKHRLYNFHNTGKPDARMHTGMLYALKKICPKKGGSNSKVYFKHNPRNHYRIDNGFYKHLLVNQAILEIDANIASSPLTNSIVKNLAYSPDYFRNRFGPAMVNMGRIGVLTGNQGQIRRSCSRVG; this is encoded by the exons ATGAGGCGTACCTCTTCTTCATTAGCCTTAGCCCTAGGGCTCATTCTAGTAACACTTGCTAGCCATTGTTATGGTCAACTATCTGTTGGCTACTATAAGGGTAAATGTTGGGATCACAATGTTGAAGAAATTATCTTTAATGTGGTTAAGGCTAAGTTCGCTAAGGATCCAACTATTGTGGCCGGTCTCATCCGATTACAGTTTCATGATTGCATTGTTAGG GGATGTGATGCATCAGTCCTACTCGATGGACCAAAAACAGAGAAAACTGCGAATCCAAATCTAAGCCTTAGAGGCTTTGATGTCGTGGATGCTGCTAAGATAGCGGTAGAGAAAATTTGTCCCGGGGTTGTCTCTTGTGCAGATGTACTTACAATTGCGGCTAGAAGTTCTGTCTTTTTG GCTGGAGGTAAATGGTATTACGTAGAAACAGGACGACGAGATGGTCTAGTTTCACGTCAAAGTGAAGCCCTTGCTAATCTTCCATCCGAGTACATGCCCGTACGTGACGCTCTCCATCTATTTGCTTCAAGAGGACTAAGCAAGGAAGACTTCGTTGTTCTTCTAG GTGGACATTCTGTTGGAAGTACACACTGCGACAACTTCAAACACCGTCTATACAATTTCCACAACACCGGTAAGCCGGACGCAAGGATGCATACCGGTATGCTATATGCATTGAAGAAAATATGTCCAAAGAAGGGTGGGTCGAACAGCAAAGTTTACTTCAAGCacaacccaagaaaccattatcGGATCGATAATGGCTTCTACAAACATCTGTTGGTAAACCAAGCAATACTtgagattgatgcaaacatagCAAGTTCTCCATTAACGAACAGCATTGTGAAGAATTTAGCGTATTCTCCTGATTATTTCAGAAATAGGTTTGGTCCAGCCATGGTTAATATGGGCCGAATTGGGGTTCTTACTGGAAATCAAGGACAGATTAGAAGATCTTGTAGCCGTGTTGGTTAA